Proteins encoded in a region of the Mycoplasma mobile 163K genome:
- a CDS encoding DNA-directed RNA polymerase subunit beta gives MIKHKLRKFGPVTERRDYSQTNRTWETFDFLETQKKSFKWFIDEGINQALNDIYPIHSNNGKVIIEYVNNSAKLEYKTDNEYKILAEARQKGTTYSGILKAKLTKTIVETGEIETAEVLYGDVPIMTSGGTFLINGSEKIIVSQLIRSPGAYFGLKVRNKQADDLFNKLEIIPKLGSWIEISHRVTGNTTDTVKVKIDKHKAVSLVTFLRAMGMKKETIQNLFGSHSTLEGENPILKETLNKEKFKTEDDALEYLYSVIWRGNNRITAESKSNLLSNILFNPRRYNLSKTGRYMLNRKLSLVDRIIGTYLAEDLFSAKGTKNAKLVFAKGTLITREIAEKIQDSFKNNIFNLIPIPDVSSDIYAAQLETNPKLAERIRVISLNIYPNKTWMEQNTNPIIVIANDPNSTELHLLASDLVAIVSYYFNLVDRVGQDDDPDSLINKRIVGVGELLENQFKIGLSKLEKNAKERMSAKEIEKITPKNITNSKPVYNQFKTFFNSSKLSQFMDQVNPLAEISNKRRVTSLGPGGLNRETAQFEVRDVHSTHYGRICPIETPEGPNIGLILNFATYAKVNDFGFIQSPYFKVNDGIIDYEKPIFLTAAEEIDKKFAQSTVSVDKDGKITTQNITVRQNHDYLIVSPSEVDYIDISSKQMTSIAAAAIPFLENNDANRALMGSNMQRQAIPLLEAEAPLVATGIEADIAKFSVSNLIVKEEGEVSYVDGTKIKVKSKNDKSKTYYLKNFEHSNQGTLLSQKPIVKLGDKVEIGDLLTDASSFKDGEMALGKNVMIAFSTWNGYNYEDAIVISERLVKDDVFTSVHIEDQTIQFRTSKAGSDKLTREIPNVSNFSKRNLDEEGIVKVGSEVVAGDILVGRVSPKGEENPSPEEKLLAAIFQKKPSTDKDTSLKVKHGHAGTVLDVQVLSRASGDVLEDSVEKIVKVSIAQKRKIKVGDKMAGRHGNKGVISIVAPVEDMPHLEDGTVIDIILNPQGVPSRMNIGQVLELHLGMAAKTLSTKFVSPGFDGLKFGTIQEILKEAKLPENGKFTLIDPMTGEKFDNKVSVGIMYMLKLSHMVDDKMHARSIGPYSLITQQPLGGKSQNGGQRFGEMETWALEAHGASNILQEILTYKSDNIEGRKGLYNSLATGNKIPAPGTPESFNVLSYELRGLSIKLESQAHFKNAQIVKEVMDNE, from the coding sequence ATGATAAAACACAAATTAAGAAAATTCGGACCAGTTACAGAAAGAAGAGACTATTCACAAACAAATAGAACATGAGAAACATTTGATTTTTTAGAAACTCAAAAAAAATCTTTTAAATGATTTATTGATGAAGGAATCAATCAAGCTTTAAATGACATTTATCCAATCCATTCAAATAATGGAAAAGTTATAATTGAATATGTAAATAATTCAGCAAAACTTGAATACAAAACAGACAATGAATACAAAATTTTAGCAGAAGCAAGACAAAAAGGTACTACTTATAGTGGTATTTTAAAAGCAAAATTAACTAAAACTATTGTTGAAACAGGAGAAATTGAAACTGCAGAAGTTTTATATGGTGATGTTCCGATTATGACTTCAGGAGGAACTTTTTTAATTAATGGTAGTGAAAAAATTATTGTTTCACAATTAATTAGATCTCCAGGAGCTTATTTTGGTCTTAAAGTAAGAAATAAACAAGCTGATGATCTATTTAATAAATTAGAAATTATTCCTAAATTAGGTTCTTGAATTGAAATTTCTCACAGAGTTACAGGAAACACAACAGATACAGTTAAAGTAAAAATTGACAAACATAAAGCTGTTTCTCTAGTAACTTTTTTAAGAGCAATGGGAATGAAAAAAGAAACTATTCAAAATTTATTTGGTAGTCATAGTACTTTAGAAGGTGAAAACCCTATTTTAAAAGAGACTTTAAATAAAGAAAAATTCAAAACAGAAGATGATGCTTTGGAATATTTATATAGTGTAATTTGAAGAGGGAACAACAGAATTACTGCTGAATCAAAATCAAATTTATTATCAAATATTTTATTTAATCCAAGAAGATATAATCTATCCAAAACAGGTAGATATATGCTTAATAGAAAATTAAGTTTAGTAGATAGAATTATTGGAACTTATTTAGCAGAAGATTTATTTTCTGCTAAAGGAACAAAAAATGCAAAACTAGTTTTTGCCAAAGGAACTTTAATTACTAGAGAAATCGCTGAAAAAATTCAAGATAGTTTTAAAAATAATATTTTTAATTTAATTCCAATTCCAGATGTGAGTTCAGATATTTATGCTGCACAATTAGAAACAAACCCAAAATTAGCTGAAAGAATTAGAGTTATTTCATTAAATATTTATCCAAATAAAACATGAATGGAGCAAAATACAAATCCGATTATTGTTATTGCTAATGATCCTAATTCTACAGAATTACATTTACTTGCAAGTGATCTTGTTGCAATTGTTTCATATTACTTTAATTTAGTTGATCGTGTTGGTCAAGATGATGACCCTGATTCTTTAATTAATAAAAGAATTGTTGGAGTCGGTGAATTGTTAGAAAATCAATTTAAAATAGGACTTTCAAAATTAGAAAAAAATGCAAAAGAAAGAATGTCTGCTAAAGAAATTGAAAAAATTACTCCTAAAAACATTACAAATTCAAAACCTGTTTATAATCAATTCAAAACTTTTTTTAACTCTTCTAAACTTTCACAATTTATGGATCAAGTCAATCCTTTAGCTGAAATTAGCAATAAAAGAAGAGTAACTTCACTTGGACCAGGTGGACTTAATCGTGAAACCGCTCAATTTGAAGTACGGGATGTTCATTCAACTCACTATGGAAGAATTTGTCCAATTGAAACACCAGAAGGACCAAATATTGGACTAATTTTAAACTTTGCAACTTATGCAAAAGTTAATGATTTTGGATTTATTCAATCTCCATACTTTAAAGTAAATGATGGAATCATTGATTATGAAAAACCTATTTTTCTAACTGCTGCAGAAGAAATTGATAAGAAATTTGCTCAATCAACTGTAAGTGTTGATAAAGATGGAAAAATTACAACTCAAAATATTACTGTAAGACAGAATCATGATTATTTAATTGTTTCACCAAGTGAAGTTGATTATATTGATATCAGTAGTAAACAAATGACTTCAATTGCAGCAGCAGCAATTCCTTTCTTGGAAAATAATGATGCCAATAGAGCACTTATGGGTTCAAACATGCAAAGACAAGCAATTCCTCTTCTTGAAGCTGAAGCTCCTTTAGTTGCAACTGGAATTGAAGCAGATATTGCTAAATTTTCAGTTTCCAATTTAATTGTAAAAGAAGAAGGTGAAGTTTCTTATGTTGATGGAACTAAAATTAAAGTTAAATCAAAAAACGACAAATCTAAAACTTATTACTTAAAAAACTTCGAACATTCAAATCAAGGAACTCTATTATCGCAAAAGCCAATTGTAAAACTTGGAGATAAAGTCGAAATAGGAGATTTATTAACAGATGCTTCTTCATTTAAAGATGGAGAAATGGCTCTAGGTAAAAATGTTATGATTGCTTTTTCAACTTGAAATGGTTATAACTATGAAGATGCGATTGTTATTAGTGAAAGATTAGTAAAAGATGATGTCTTTACTTCTGTTCATATTGAAGATCAAACAATTCAATTTAGAACTTCAAAAGCTGGTAGTGATAAATTAACTAGAGAAATTCCAAATGTATCTAATTTTTCAAAAAGAAATTTAGATGAAGAAGGAATTGTTAAAGTTGGTTCTGAAGTTGTTGCTGGAGATATTTTAGTAGGACGTGTTTCGCCAAAAGGTGAAGAAAATCCAAGTCCTGAAGAAAAATTACTTGCTGCTATTTTCCAAAAAAAACCTTCAACAGATAAAGACACTTCTTTAAAAGTAAAACACGGACATGCTGGAACTGTTTTAGATGTTCAAGTTCTTTCAAGAGCTTCAGGTGATGTACTTGAAGATAGTGTTGAAAAAATTGTTAAAGTTTCAATTGCTCAAAAAAGAAAAATCAAAGTTGGAGATAAAATGGCAGGACGTCATGGAAATAAAGGGGTTATTTCTATTGTTGCTCCTGTTGAAGACATGCCACATCTAGAAGATGGAACTGTTATTGATATTATTTTAAATCCTCAAGGTGTTCCTTCAAGAATGAACATTGGTCAAGTTTTAGAATTACACTTAGGTATGGCCGCTAAAACTTTATCAACTAAATTTGTTTCTCCAGGTTTTGATGGATTAAAATTTGGAACGATTCAAGAAATTTTAAAAGAAGCAAAATTGCCTGAAAATGGTAAATTTACTTTAATAGATCCAATGACAGGTGAAAAATTTGATAATAAAGTAAGTGTTGGAATTATGTATATGTTAAAACTTTCACATATGGTTGATGACAAGATGCACGCAAGAAGCATAGGACCATATTCTTTGATTACTCAACAACCTCTTGGAGGAAAATCTCAAAATGGTGGGCAAAGATTTGGAGAGATGGAAACTTGAGCTTTAGAAGCTCATGGAGCTTCAAATATCTTACAAGAAATCTTGACTTATAAATCAGATAATATTGAAGGTAGAAAAGGATTATATAATTCTTTAGCAACTGGAAATAAAATTCCTGCTCCTGGAACTCCTGAATCATTCAATGTTCTTTCATATGAATTAAGAGGATTAAGTATTAAATTAGAATCTCAAGCTCATTTTAAAAATGCACAAATAGTAAAAGAGGTAATGGATAATGAATAA
- the rpoC gene encoding DNA-directed RNA polymerase subunit beta', whose translation MNKILKGDNQNWAEYEIDSISLALATDEDVLNWSNGEVTKPETVNYKTYKPEKHGLFDELIFGPTTDYKCPICGKKYKISNEGSTCGNTEECKREKPEILPKISRRSRMGHIRLHAPIVHFWFFKVDNSIISKLLGLKSENSNKYYSKKEIEALIYYTSHIVVESGGLNSLPKHTVIYSDNAAIIYRDALEEIRSKYDRSIPEQNEIIEEISEALVNLAELKNANSSKKENSKQEKDYGIDFYEYNEIIEEYSGAKIKTGSEAVEYLLKNFDLTAEQEVIKDKIKALNEAIEKESKTSQSKVEERKKLYKRLSIINAFINSNQKPESMLIRNLPVIPADLRPLIQLDGGRHSTSDINELYRRIIIRNNRLKKWQESNAPQIIIQNELRMIQESVDALIDNQRRSPSPVVSKENRPLKSISDALTGKKGRFRQNLLGKRVDYSGRSVIVVGPDLKMHQAGIPRQMAAKLFEPWIIKELIEKEIAPTIKSAKKLIEDQNPIIWPHVARVIVDKPVLLNRAPTLHRLSIQAFEPVLIRGKAIKLHPLVTTAFNADFDGDQMAVHVPISDESVREAKELLMANRNILGPKDGEPIINPSQDIILGLYYLTREVKGAKGEAKYYMSYDDMYAAYSSKKIDLHARVAIPYRTVKAFKVNQNVEYIISTVGKFIFNRAFPDNFPFIFDNKFDNYRNNEENKYLVPKGTKLDEYIKNLPVNNPFNKKEIAKFVRIVFDEFSGAMPISKIASVVKKVNSGNYHDTVMMYADLFKDKQNKKSVRHAQILANYTKQEFEKINKKLTLQNEGVERVWDSKHRSELLEKIWFAYNNIVASVLDKIKVLGFKFSMQSGSTFSINDIKTSLDKEKYVKEGEEYINNLNKMYENGFITDDEKYTLAISEWAKIKEKITNSLKKIIEDNKENSIFMMMQSGARGNISNYVQLAGMRGLMANNVKTLKADAQNERVVRSTVEVPVKSSFLDGLTAYEFYSSTHGARKGLTDVALNTARSGYLTRRLVDVAQNIVVSEDDCGSDFGLKVKDITDTRTATIIVPLIERIEGRYLNSALYSNEGQLLANKNTLVTEEFADQIVNKYNIKEVEIRSILGCHTRNGVCKLCYGKDLASNAPVNIGEAVGIIAAQSIGEPGTQLTMRTFHTGGVAGVEDITGGFGRLIELIDAFEKPWGLLAQISKWYGVVSEIKESKTASNKLIVSIKEDFKNTLRTEEVSKDRKLRVKVGDRVKPGSKITEGPIVLKELLKYTDARTVQKYLLKEIQRLYRMQGISISDKYIEIIIRQMLSKVDIVEPGDSNFFAGSIVDIFEYQEENGRLLSEGKKPAYGKVIIKGAKQSPLLSDSFLAAASFQETAKILVHSAISRKVDELSGLKENIILGHKIPSGTSSKYEVDSKYDIRDPKSFFEDESKYEYLKFEDKWIA comes from the coding sequence ATGAATAAAATCTTAAAAGGTGATAACCAAAATTGAGCTGAATATGAAATTGATTCAATTTCTTTAGCTCTTGCAACAGATGAAGATGTTTTAAACTGATCTAATGGTGAAGTTACAAAACCTGAAACTGTCAATTATAAAACTTATAAACCTGAAAAACACGGTTTATTTGATGAACTAATTTTTGGACCAACAACTGATTATAAGTGTCCAATTTGTGGTAAAAAATATAAAATTTCTAATGAAGGTTCTACTTGTGGTAACACAGAAGAGTGTAAACGCGAAAAACCTGAAATTTTACCAAAAATTTCGCGTCGTAGTAGAATGGGTCACATTAGATTACATGCTCCAATTGTGCACTTTTGATTTTTTAAAGTTGATAATTCAATTATTTCTAAATTATTAGGTTTAAAATCAGAAAATTCAAATAAATATTATTCTAAAAAAGAAATTGAAGCTCTTATTTACTATACAAGTCATATTGTTGTTGAAAGTGGGGGACTTAATTCTTTACCAAAACACACTGTAATTTATAGTGATAATGCTGCAATTATTTATCGTGATGCTTTAGAAGAAATTAGATCTAAATATGATCGTAGTATTCCTGAACAAAATGAAATTATTGAAGAAATTTCAGAAGCTTTAGTAAATTTAGCTGAATTAAAAAATGCTAATTCTTCTAAAAAAGAAAATTCTAAGCAAGAAAAAGATTATGGAATTGATTTTTATGAATACAATGAAATTATTGAAGAATATAGTGGAGCTAAAATTAAAACAGGTTCTGAAGCAGTTGAATATTTATTAAAAAACTTTGATTTAACAGCAGAGCAAGAAGTTATTAAAGATAAAATTAAAGCTCTGAACGAAGCGATTGAAAAAGAATCGAAAACTTCACAATCAAAAGTCGAAGAAAGAAAAAAACTTTATAAAAGATTATCTATCATTAATGCTTTTATTAATAGTAATCAAAAACCAGAAAGTATGTTAATTAGAAACTTACCAGTTATCCCTGCTGATTTAAGACCTTTAATTCAACTTGATGGTGGTAGACATTCGACTAGTGATATCAATGAATTATATCGTCGTATTATCATTAGAAATAATCGCCTGAAAAAATGACAAGAATCTAATGCTCCTCAAATTATTATTCAAAATGAATTAAGAATGATTCAAGAATCTGTTGATGCTTTAATTGACAACCAAAGAAGATCACCTTCTCCTGTTGTTTCTAAAGAAAATCGCCCTTTAAAATCAATTAGTGATGCACTAACTGGTAAAAAAGGTCGTTTTAGACAAAACTTACTAGGAAAAAGAGTTGATTATTCAGGACGTAGTGTTATAGTTGTTGGTCCAGATTTAAAAATGCATCAGGCAGGAATTCCAAGACAAATGGCTGCTAAATTATTTGAACCTTGAATTATCAAAGAATTAATTGAAAAAGAAATTGCTCCAACAATTAAATCTGCTAAGAAATTAATTGAAGATCAAAATCCTATTATTTGACCACATGTTGCTAGAGTTATTGTTGATAAACCAGTTTTACTAAATCGTGCTCCAACATTACACCGTCTATCAATTCAAGCTTTTGAACCTGTTTTAATTAGAGGTAAAGCAATTAAATTGCATCCATTAGTAACAACTGCTTTTAACGCAGATTTTGATGGGGACCAAATGGCTGTTCATGTTCCTATTAGTGATGAATCAGTTCGTGAAGCTAAAGAATTATTAATGGCTAATCGTAACATTTTAGGACCTAAAGATGGTGAACCAATTATCAATCCTTCTCAAGATATTATTTTAGGTCTATATTATTTAACTAGAGAAGTAAAAGGTGCAAAAGGTGAGGCAAAATATTACATGTCTTATGATGACATGTATGCAGCATATAGTTCAAAAAAAATTGATTTACATGCTCGTGTAGCGATTCCATATCGTACAGTAAAAGCATTTAAAGTAAATCAAAATGTTGAATACATTATTTCTACTGTAGGTAAATTTATTTTTAATCGTGCTTTTCCAGATAATTTCCCTTTTATTTTTGATAATAAATTTGATAATTATCGTAATAATGAAGAAAATAAATATTTAGTTCCTAAAGGTACTAAATTAGATGAATATATTAAAAATTTACCAGTTAATAATCCTTTTAATAAAAAAGAAATTGCAAAGTTTGTAAGAATTGTTTTTGATGAGTTTTCAGGAGCAATGCCAATTTCAAAAATTGCTAGTGTTGTGAAAAAAGTTAATAGTGGAAATTACCATGATACAGTTATGATGTACGCGGATTTATTTAAAGATAAACAAAATAAAAAATCAGTAAGACATGCACAAATTCTTGCAAATTATACAAAGCAAGAATTTGAAAAAATTAATAAAAAACTTACTTTACAAAATGAAGGTGTTGAAAGAGTTTGGGATTCAAAACATCGCTCAGAATTATTGGAAAAAATTTGATTTGCTTACAACAATATTGTAGCTTCAGTTTTGGACAAAATTAAAGTTTTAGGATTCAAATTTTCAATGCAATCAGGTTCAACATTTTCAATTAATGATATTAAAACTTCTTTAGACAAAGAAAAATATGTTAAAGAAGGTGAAGAATACATTAATAATTTAAATAAAATGTATGAAAATGGATTCATTACTGATGATGAAAAATATACTTTGGCAATTAGTGAATGAGCTAAAATTAAAGAAAAAATCACAAATTCATTGAAAAAAATTATTGAAGATAATAAGGAAAATTCTATTTTCATGATGATGCAATCAGGTGCTAGAGGAAATATTTCTAACTATGTTCAACTAGCCGGTATGAGAGGGTTGATGGCCAATAATGTTAAAACTTTAAAAGCCGATGCTCAAAATGAAAGAGTTGTACGTTCAACTGTTGAAGTACCTGTTAAGTCTTCGTTTTTAGATGGATTAACAGCTTATGAATTTTACTCTTCAACTCATGGTGCTAGAAAAGGACTAACTGATGTTGCTTTAAATACAGCTCGTTCAGGTTATTTGACTAGACGTTTAGTTGATGTTGCTCAAAATATTGTTGTGAGTGAAGATGATTGCGGAAGTGATTTTGGACTTAAAGTTAAAGATATTACTGACACAAGAACTGCAACAATTATTGTTCCTTTAATCGAAAGAATTGAAGGAAGATACTTAAATTCAGCTCTTTATTCAAATGAAGGACAATTACTTGCAAATAAAAATACTTTAGTAACAGAAGAATTTGCAGATCAAATTGTTAATAAATACAACATAAAAGAAGTTGAAATTCGTTCAATTTTAGGTTGTCATACAAGAAATGGTGTATGTAAATTATGTTATGGTAAAGACTTAGCTTCAAATGCTCCTGTTAATATTGGTGAAGCAGTAGGAATTATTGCTGCTCAATCAATTGGTGAACCAGGAACTCAATTAACAATGCGTACTTTCCATACAGGAGGAGTTGCTGGAGTTGAAGATATTACAGGTGGATTTGGTAGATTAATTGAATTAATTGATGCCTTCGAAAAACCTTGAGGTCTTTTAGCTCAAATTTCTAAATGATATGGAGTTGTAAGTGAAATTAAAGAATCAAAAACTGCATCTAATAAATTAATTGTTTCAATTAAAGAAGATTTTAAAAACACTTTAAGAACTGAAGAGGTTTCTAAAGATAGAAAATTAAGAGTTAAAGTCGGGGATAGAGTTAAACCAGGTTCAAAAATTACTGAGGGTCCAATTGTATTGAAAGAATTATTAAAATATACAGATGCAAGAACAGTTCAAAAGTATTTATTAAAAGAAATTCAAAGACTATATCGTATGCAAGGTATTTCAATTAGTGATAAATATATTGAAATTATTATTAGACAAATGCTTTCTAAAGTTGATATTGTTGAGCCAGGAGATTCAAATTTCTTTGCAGGTTCAATTGTAGACATTTTTGAATATCAAGAAGAAAATGGTCGTTTATTATCTGAAGGTAAAAAACCAGCTTATGGAAAAGTTATCATTAAAGGTGCTAAACAATCACCTCTTTTATCAGATTCATTCCTAGCTGCTGCTTCATTCCAAGAAACAGCTAAAATCTTAGTACATTCAGCAATTTCAAGAAAAGTTGATGAATTATCTGGATTGAAAGAAAATATTATTTTAGGACATAAAATTCCTTCAGGAACTTCTTCTAAATACGAAGTTGATTCTAAATATGATATTAGAGATCCAAAATCATTTTTTGAAGATGAATCAAAATATGAGTATCTAAAATTTGAAGATAAATGAATCGCCTAA
- a CDS encoding DEAD/DEAH box helicase gives MKFQELDIDDKIINNLKKIGFEAPTQIQELVISTANKNQNILGCAQTGTGKTAAFGVSIINKILKNKKNNAKSSLTTLILVPTRELSVQVNENIKLFSSNLPITSLAIYGGMRNRESHFSIFKRGLDIIVATPGRLLDYIKSGKLSLSQVDTVVLDEADLMVDMGFIDDVKEILKRTKEEKQVMLFSATMPKAIMNLVEDFMGKFELIQTESFAKPLQNIEHLAYFYTSSKPVELLQQMLKEEKIYSAIVFVKTKRDADNVENLLSKMKLKIDSLHGDKTQASRSRILRSFKEGKIQILVATDVASRGIDIDDISHVFNLNIPEDPEIYTHRVGRTGRASKVGKAISFFSKRDFFLLAKVEKEIKMEIPKKQIQIIEDVIEISDFTLNIHNKSERSSDRRSDRSSYRRDSRSSFSSSSDRSRRPENKSGNFRRERSFNSERNFDSSKNEKPIRSERSSSDSPRRERSFSSERNFDSSKNEKSIRSERSSSDSSRRERSFSSERNFDSSKNEKPIRPERPSGEFKRTRAFSTNADGQFKPSFKEKKSSRPTFRKKNLD, from the coding sequence ATGAAATTTCAAGAATTAGATATTGATGATAAGATCATCAATAATTTAAAAAAGATTGGATTTGAAGCGCCAACGCAGATCCAAGAATTGGTTATAAGTACAGCGAACAAAAACCAAAATATTTTAGGTTGTGCACAAACTGGAACAGGAAAAACAGCAGCATTTGGTGTTTCAATTATTAATAAAATTTTAAAAAACAAAAAAAACAATGCAAAATCTAGTTTAACTACTTTGATTTTAGTTCCAACAAGAGAATTATCAGTTCAGGTTAATGAAAACATTAAATTATTTTCATCAAATTTACCTATTACATCTCTAGCTATTTATGGTGGGATGAGAAATAGAGAATCTCATTTTAGTATTTTTAAAAGGGGATTAGATATTATTGTTGCTACTCCTGGAAGATTATTAGATTATATTAAAAGCGGAAAATTAAGCTTATCACAAGTTGATACAGTTGTTCTTGATGAAGCTGATTTAATGGTTGATATGGGATTTATTGATGATGTTAAAGAGATTTTAAAAAGAACAAAAGAAGAGAAGCAAGTTATGCTTTTTTCAGCAACAATGCCAAAAGCAATTATGAATCTTGTAGAAGATTTTATGGGAAAATTCGAACTTATTCAAACTGAATCTTTTGCAAAACCATTACAAAATATTGAACACCTTGCATATTTTTACACAAGTTCTAAACCTGTTGAACTATTGCAACAAATGCTAAAAGAAGAAAAAATTTATTCTGCAATTGTTTTTGTAAAAACTAAAAGAGATGCTGATAATGTTGAAAATCTTTTAAGCAAAATGAAATTAAAAATTGATTCATTGCATGGAGATAAAACCCAAGCAAGTAGAAGCAGAATTTTAAGAAGTTTTAAAGAAGGAAAAATTCAAATTTTAGTTGCGACTGATGTTGCTTCTAGAGGAATTGATATTGATGATATTTCTCATGTTTTCAATTTAAATATTCCAGAAGATCCTGAAATTTATACACATAGAGTAGGAAGAACAGGAAGAGCTTCCAAAGTTGGAAAAGCAATTTCATTTTTCTCTAAAAGAGATTTTTTCTTATTAGCAAAAGTGGAAAAAGAAATTAAAATGGAAATCCCTAAAAAACAAATCCAAATTATTGAAGATGTAATTGAAATTAGTGATTTTACTTTAAATATTCACAATAAATCTGAAAGATCTTCAGATAGAAGAAGTGATAGAAGTTCATATAGAAGAGATTCAAGGTCAAGTTTTTCTAGTTCAAGTGATAGATCACGTAGACCAGAAAATAAATCAGGTAATTTTAGAAGAGAAAGATCTTTTAATTCCGAAAGAAATTTTGATAGTTCAAAAAACGAAAAACCAATTAGATCCGAAAGATCAAGTTCAGATTCACCTAGAAGAGAAAGATCTTTTAGTTCTGAAAGAAATTTTGATAGTTCAAAAAATGAAAAATCAATTAGATCCGAAAGATCAAGTTCAGATTCATCTAGAAGAGAAAGATCTTTTAGTTCTGAAAGAAATTTTGATAGTTCAAAAAATGAAAAACCAATTAGACCTGAAAGACCTAGTGGTGAATTTAAAAGAACAAGAGCTTTTAGCACTAATGCAGATGGTCAATTCAAACCTTCTTTCAAAGAGAAAAAAAGTTCTAGACCAACTTTTCGTAAAAAAAATCTTGATTAA